Proteins co-encoded in one Azospirillum brasilense genomic window:
- a CDS encoding ABC transporter ATP-binding protein, with protein MLKVEGITVCYGQIPALRNVSLTVEEGELVTLIGANGAGKTTTLRAISGLLPLASGRITFEGREIGNAAPRTVLALGVAHCPEGRRVFPHLTVRENLEMGAYLRRDHQAVVQDMERLFHRFPRLKERLNQPAGTMSGGEQQMLAIARALMSRPKIVLFDEPSLGLAPNLVERTFEIVSDIRREGTTVLMVEQNAYAALDMCDRAYLLESGQVMEQGTGQAMLANDHIQRAYLGG; from the coding sequence ATGCTAAAGGTTGAGGGGATCACCGTCTGCTACGGCCAGATCCCGGCGCTCCGCAACGTCTCGCTGACGGTGGAGGAGGGGGAGCTGGTCACCCTGATCGGCGCCAACGGCGCCGGCAAGACCACCACGCTGCGCGCCATCAGCGGCCTGCTGCCGCTGGCGTCCGGCCGCATCACCTTCGAGGGGCGGGAGATCGGCAATGCAGCACCCCGCACTGTGCTGGCGCTGGGCGTGGCCCACTGTCCGGAGGGGCGGCGCGTCTTCCCCCACCTGACCGTGCGCGAGAACCTGGAAATGGGCGCCTATCTGCGCCGAGACCATCAGGCGGTGGTGCAGGACATGGAGCGGCTGTTCCACCGCTTCCCCCGCCTGAAGGAGCGGCTGAACCAGCCCGCCGGCACCATGTCGGGCGGCGAGCAGCAAATGCTGGCCATCGCGCGGGCGCTGATGTCGCGCCCGAAGATCGTGCTCTTCGACGAGCCGTCGCTCGGCCTCGCCCCCAACCTCGTGGAACGCACCTTCGAGATCGTGTCGGACATCCGCCGGGAAGGGACCACCGTGCTGATGGTCGAGCAGAACGCCTACGCCGCGCTCGACATGTGCGACCGCGCCTACCTGTTGGAAAGCGGGCAGGTGATGGAGCAGGGAACCGGGCAGGCCATGCTCGCCAACGACCAC
- a CDS encoding ABC transporter ATP-binding protein — protein MSLALDTADAPILEVREVAVHFSGLIAIASMSFAVPEGEIVSLIGPNGAGKTTAFNVITGFLKPTGGKVLFRGTDLTRLSSNRIAGLGVVRTFQRTSIFAGCTVFDNVLTGMHRQGRAETWGALLRLASVRAETERMRAAVAEILAFVGLSHRADELAGNLAYGEQRLLGIAIALAADPKLLLLDEPAAGLNPSETEAFMGVVQRIRDRGVTILLVEHDMRMVMTISDRVVVLNHGRIIAEGPPEVIRANPDVIQAYLGQGVKHAKG, from the coding sequence ATGAGCCTCGCCCTCGACACCGCCGACGCGCCGATCCTGGAAGTGCGCGAGGTCGCCGTGCACTTCAGCGGCCTGATCGCCATCGCCTCGATGAGCTTCGCCGTGCCGGAGGGGGAGATCGTCAGCCTGATCGGCCCCAACGGGGCGGGCAAGACGACCGCCTTCAACGTCATCACCGGCTTCCTGAAGCCGACCGGCGGCAAGGTGCTGTTCCGCGGCACCGACCTGACGCGCCTGTCCTCCAACCGCATCGCGGGCCTGGGCGTCGTGCGCACCTTCCAGCGCACCAGCATCTTCGCCGGCTGCACCGTCTTCGACAATGTGCTGACCGGGATGCACCGGCAGGGCCGGGCGGAGACCTGGGGGGCGCTGCTGCGTCTCGCCTCGGTGCGGGCGGAGACGGAGCGGATGCGGGCGGCGGTGGCGGAGATCCTGGCCTTCGTCGGGCTGTCGCACCGCGCCGACGAGCTGGCCGGCAACCTCGCCTACGGCGAGCAGCGGCTGCTCGGCATCGCCATCGCGCTGGCCGCCGACCCGAAGCTGCTGCTGCTGGACGAGCCCGCCGCCGGGCTGAACCCGTCGGAGACGGAGGCCTTCATGGGCGTCGTCCAGCGCATCCGCGACCGCGGCGTGACCATCCTGCTGGTCGAGCACGACATGCGCATGGTGATGACCATCTCCGACCGCGTGGTGGTGCTGAACCACGGGCGCATCATCGCCGAAGGCCCGCCGGAGGTCATCCGCGCCAATCCGGACGTGATCCAGGCCTATCTGGGCCAGGGGGTGAAGCATGCTAAAGGTTGA
- a CDS encoding branched-chain amino acid ABC transporter permease: protein MTTRLLPWLFVLFMAVGPLWLGDQYILYVLTSTGIFIIGAMSLNLLLGYTGQLSLGHIAFFGIGAYTSALLSLGFDLDLGGAEPFVLGPQPVWVAFLGGILVAALFGFLIGKLAFRVRGAYFVIVTISFAQVMRMVALNWVDLTEGPMALNNIPPLSVWLPWDGVIPLYKKEYNYLLVLAVAVVCFLVIQRLVQSRVGRALVALRENESLARSVGIDVTRYLVVATVIAAGMAGAAGGLYTHYIRIVDPDVFMFIYTVTMVIMVVTGGKGTLAGPIVGGLAFGILPEVLREVARPEVQWIIYGVAMIVVVFFLPQGIVPAVKNWFAGRRKRVAATALGLRKETSA, encoded by the coding sequence ATGACGACGCGTCTCCTCCCCTGGCTGTTCGTCCTGTTCATGGCGGTCGGGCCGCTGTGGCTGGGCGACCAGTACATCCTCTACGTCCTGACCTCGACCGGCATCTTCATCATCGGGGCGATGAGCCTGAACCTGCTGCTCGGCTACACCGGGCAGCTCAGCCTCGGCCACATCGCCTTCTTCGGCATCGGCGCCTACACCAGCGCGCTGCTGTCGCTGGGCTTCGACCTGGATCTCGGCGGGGCGGAACCCTTCGTGCTGGGGCCGCAGCCGGTGTGGGTCGCCTTCCTCGGCGGCATCCTGGTGGCGGCGCTGTTCGGCTTCCTGATCGGCAAGCTCGCCTTCCGGGTGCGCGGGGCCTACTTCGTCATCGTCACCATCAGCTTCGCCCAGGTCATGCGCATGGTCGCGCTGAACTGGGTGGACCTGACCGAGGGGCCGATGGCGCTGAACAACATCCCGCCGCTGTCGGTCTGGCTGCCGTGGGACGGGGTGATCCCGCTCTACAAGAAGGAATACAACTACCTTCTGGTGCTGGCGGTCGCGGTGGTCTGCTTCCTGGTGATCCAGCGGCTGGTGCAGTCGCGGGTGGGCCGGGCGCTGGTGGCGCTGCGCGAGAACGAGTCGCTGGCGCGCTCGGTCGGCATCGACGTGACGCGCTATCTCGTCGTCGCCACGGTGATCGCGGCGGGCATGGCCGGGGCCGCGGGCGGGCTCTACACCCACTACATCCGCATCGTCGATCCGGACGTCTTCATGTTCATCTACACGGTGACCATGGTCATCATGGTGGTGACGGGCGGCAAGGGCACGCTCGCCGGGCCGATCGTCGGCGGCCTCGCCTTCGGCATCCTGCCCGAGGTGCTGCGCGAGGTGGCGCGGCCCGAGGTGCAGTGGATCATCTACGGCGTCGCCATGATCGTGGTCGTCTTCTTCCTGCCGCAGGGCATCGTTCCGGCGGTGAAGAACTGGTTCGCCGGCCGCCGCAAGCGCGTCGCCGCAACGGCGCTGGGCCTGCGCAAGGAGACCTCGGCATGA
- a CDS encoding branched-chain amino acid ABC transporter permease, with protein sequence MEAHLQHLLNAVVLGGTYALLGIGLTLIFGIMRVVNFTHGELYTFGAYMAYMLAGMMGLNFFMSLAMAALLGMALGALIEFTLLRPLKGADIDTTMLVMIGAGIAMQAGEQLVWGGVAKSVPSPFPTEPVVIGSVSVGMNRLFVLGVALLLLGGFYLLINRTKLGVAMRATFQDPDTAALMGVNRGLMYTLTFALGSGLAATAGALLGPIFVVTPTMGDLVALKAFAIVILGGLGNIPGATIGGFVLALAEEFGAGYLSSGYRDAMGFLLIIAVLIVRPQGLFAMKERIG encoded by the coding sequence GTGGAAGCGCATCTGCAGCACCTTTTGAACGCCGTGGTCCTGGGGGGGACCTACGCGCTGCTGGGAATCGGCCTGACGCTGATCTTCGGCATCATGCGCGTGGTCAACTTCACCCATGGCGAGCTTTACACCTTCGGCGCCTACATGGCCTACATGCTGGCCGGGATGATGGGGCTGAACTTCTTCATGTCCCTGGCGATGGCAGCATTGCTGGGCATGGCGCTGGGCGCGCTGATCGAATTCACGCTGCTGCGCCCGCTGAAGGGCGCGGACATCGACACCACCATGCTGGTGATGATCGGCGCCGGCATCGCTATGCAGGCCGGCGAGCAGCTGGTCTGGGGAGGTGTCGCGAAGTCCGTGCCCAGCCCCTTCCCGACCGAGCCGGTGGTGATCGGGTCGGTGTCGGTGGGCATGAACCGGCTGTTCGTCCTGGGTGTGGCGCTGCTGCTGCTGGGCGGCTTCTACCTGCTCATCAACCGGACCAAGCTCGGCGTGGCCATGCGCGCCACCTTCCAGGACCCGGACACGGCAGCGCTGATGGGCGTCAACCGCGGGCTGATGTACACGCTGACCTTCGCGCTCGGCTCCGGCCTTGCCGCCACGGCGGGGGCGCTGCTCGGCCCGATCTTCGTGGTCACGCCGACCATGGGCGATCTGGTGGCGCTGAAGGCCTTCGCCATCGTCATCCTGGGCGGGCTGGGCAACATCCCCGGCGCCACCATCGGCGGCTTTGTCCTGGCGCTCGCCGAGGAATTCGGTGCCGGCTACCTGTCGTCGGGCTACCGCGACGCCATGGGCTTCCTGCTGATCATCGCCGTGCTGATCGTGCGGCCCCAGGGTCTCTTCGCCATGAAGGAGCGGATCGGATGA
- a CDS encoding ABC transporter substrate-binding protein, producing MRTMKTTALLLSAALLAPGVAFAQETIKIGVTQPLTGAVAASGNYVANGARVAEEVVNANGGVLGKKIQLIIEDNKSNPKEAVASAEKLIVRDKVPVLMGAWSSTFTLAVMPKLVEYGVPMVVETSSSTKITTSGNPWVFRIAPTSAMEAKSFAEKLDHFQPAIQKADFLAVNNDFGRGSADEFRKMLQAKGVKIGVTETMAPEATDLSAQLSSIKQSGGDTLFVTTGVEQITLILKQAAELRLPHRIITNGGSSSPDQLIAQAGAAADGGYFTLFFAPWFPEKAVHPTVAKTFVDGWNKKGYDFAGLTEGYRGFDGIMTIVEAIKTAGKAEPQAIRDALWTVKLDGVNGDIAFKKDGPEGKESGQNEANVYVVQVKDGKVTMP from the coding sequence ATGCGGACGATGAAGACCACGGCGTTGCTGCTGAGCGCCGCGCTGCTGGCGCCGGGCGTGGCCTTTGCGCAGGAGACGATCAAGATCGGCGTCACCCAGCCGCTGACCGGCGCGGTCGCCGCGTCGGGCAACTACGTCGCCAACGGCGCGCGGGTTGCGGAGGAGGTCGTCAACGCCAACGGCGGCGTTCTCGGCAAGAAGATCCAGCTGATCATCGAGGACAACAAGAGCAACCCGAAGGAGGCCGTCGCCTCCGCCGAGAAGCTGATCGTGCGCGACAAGGTCCCGGTGCTGATGGGCGCCTGGAGCTCCACCTTCACCCTGGCGGTGATGCCGAAGCTGGTGGAGTACGGCGTGCCGATGGTGGTGGAGACCTCCTCCTCGACCAAGATCACCACCTCGGGCAACCCGTGGGTCTTCCGCATCGCCCCGACCTCCGCCATGGAGGCCAAGTCCTTCGCGGAGAAGCTGGACCATTTCCAGCCGGCCATCCAGAAGGCCGATTTCCTGGCGGTGAACAACGACTTCGGCCGCGGCTCGGCGGACGAGTTCCGCAAGATGCTCCAGGCCAAGGGCGTCAAGATCGGCGTCACCGAAACGATGGCGCCGGAGGCCACCGACCTGTCGGCCCAGCTCTCCAGCATCAAGCAGTCGGGCGGCGACACGCTGTTCGTCACCACCGGCGTCGAGCAGATCACCCTGATCCTGAAGCAGGCGGCGGAGCTGCGCCTGCCGCACCGGATCATCACCAACGGCGGCTCCTCCTCCCCCGACCAGCTCATCGCGCAGGCGGGTGCGGCGGCGGACGGCGGCTACTTCACGCTGTTCTTCGCCCCCTGGTTCCCGGAGAAGGCCGTCCACCCGACGGTCGCCAAGACCTTCGTCGATGGCTGGAACAAGAAGGGCTACGACTTCGCCGGCCTGACCGAGGGCTACCGCGGCTTTGACGGCATCATGACCATCGTGGAAGCCATCAAGACGGCCGGCAAGGCTGAGCCGCAGGCCATCCGCGACGCGCTGTGGACCGTCAAGCTGGACGGCGTGAACGGCGACATCGCCTTCAAGAAGGACGGCCCGGAGGGCAAGGAGAGCGGCCAGAACGAGGCCAACGTCTACGTTGTCCAGGTGAAGGACGGCAAGGTGACGATGCCGTAA
- a CDS encoding gamma-glutamyltransferase family protein, producing MLNTPRSRRGMVTSPHHLASQAGLQILRDGGTAVEAAVAVAAALAVVYPHMTGIGGDGFWLIAEPGRDPVAIDACGGAGKAVSLDLYRRHGHATVPWRGPLAANTVAGTIDGWREALAVSAGWAEPLPLARILDEAITHAEQGIPVTASQEGLTRQKLHELKDVPGFAGTFLPGGAVPLEGSTLKQPALAATLRRLATEGLDSFYRGPLAAVIAADLQRAGSPVDAADLAGHAAHRRPALSVDVRGARLFNHPPPTQGLASLMILALFDRLGVTEGESFDHIHGLIEATKQAFLVRDREVGDPAYMGREAQSFLDAAVLDGLAANIDRARALPWPHVAKPGDTVWLGVIDGQGRAVSMIQSVYFEFGSGLVLPETGITWQNRGASFRLAEDGWNALAPGRKPFHTLNPAMARFDDGRSMVYGTMGGEGQPQTQAAVFSRYAMFGQGLQAAVTAPRWLLGRTWGEDSVTLKLESRFDPALVAALRDAGHAVELLDPYTSTMGHAGAIVRHADGTLEGATDPRSDGAVAAW from the coding sequence ATGCTGAACACGCCGCGCAGCCGCCGGGGAATGGTCACCTCCCCGCATCATCTCGCCAGCCAAGCCGGCCTCCAGATCCTGCGCGACGGCGGCACCGCCGTCGAGGCGGCGGTCGCGGTCGCCGCGGCGCTGGCCGTCGTCTACCCGCACATGACCGGCATCGGCGGCGACGGCTTCTGGCTGATCGCCGAGCCGGGACGCGACCCCGTCGCCATCGACGCCTGCGGCGGGGCGGGCAAGGCCGTCTCGCTCGACCTCTACCGGCGCCACGGCCACGCCACCGTGCCCTGGCGCGGGCCGCTGGCGGCGAACACGGTCGCCGGCACCATCGACGGCTGGCGCGAGGCGCTGGCCGTCAGCGCCGGTTGGGCCGAGCCGCTGCCGCTCGCCCGCATCCTGGACGAGGCCATCACCCACGCCGAGCAGGGCATCCCGGTCACCGCCAGCCAGGAAGGGCTGACCCGCCAGAAGCTGCACGAGCTGAAGGACGTGCCCGGCTTCGCCGGCACCTTCCTGCCGGGCGGTGCGGTGCCGCTGGAAGGTTCCACGCTGAAGCAGCCGGCACTGGCCGCCACGCTGCGCCGGCTGGCGACGGAGGGGCTGGACAGCTTCTACCGCGGGCCGCTCGCCGCCGTCATCGCGGCGGATTTGCAGCGCGCCGGCTCGCCGGTGGACGCGGCGGATCTCGCGGGTCACGCGGCGCACCGCCGCCCGGCCCTGTCGGTCGACGTGCGCGGGGCGCGGCTGTTCAACCACCCGCCGCCGACGCAGGGTCTGGCCTCGCTGATGATCCTCGCTTTGTTCGACCGGCTGGGGGTGACGGAGGGCGAAAGCTTCGACCACATCCACGGTCTGATCGAGGCGACCAAGCAGGCCTTTCTGGTGCGCGACCGCGAGGTCGGCGATCCGGCCTACATGGGGCGGGAAGCGCAGAGCTTCCTCGACGCCGCCGTGCTGGACGGGCTGGCGGCGAACATTGACCGCGCCCGCGCGCTGCCCTGGCCGCACGTCGCCAAGCCCGGCGACACGGTGTGGCTGGGCGTGATCGACGGGCAGGGCCGCGCCGTCAGCATGATCCAGAGCGTCTATTTCGAATTCGGTTCCGGCCTCGTCCTGCCGGAGACCGGGATCACTTGGCAGAACCGCGGCGCCTCCTTCCGTCTGGCCGAGGATGGCTGGAACGCGCTGGCGCCGGGCCGCAAGCCCTTCCACACGCTGAACCCGGCGATGGCCCGCTTCGACGACGGGCGCAGCATGGTCTACGGCACCATGGGCGGGGAGGGGCAGCCGCAGACGCAGGCCGCCGTCTTCTCCCGCTACGCGATGTTCGGGCAGGGCCTGCAAGCCGCCGTCACGGCGCCGCGCTGGCTGCTCGGCCGCACCTGGGGCGAGGACAGCGTGACGCTGAAGCTGGAAAGCCGCTTCGACCCCGCCCTGGTCGCCGCCCTGCGCGACGCCGGGCACGCGGTCGAACTGCTCGATCCGTACACGAGCACCATGGGGCATGCGGGCGCCATCGTCCGCCATGCCGACGGAACGCTGGAGGGGGCGACCGATCCCCGCAGCGACGGCGCGGTCGCCGCCTGGTGA
- a CDS encoding sulfite exporter TauE/SafE family protein — MTGLGIAAVPQLPILGGGLLLAGGFAGLAAGMMGVGGGIVIVPVLYHLFTALGVDEAVRMHVAVGTSLATIIATSLTSLRAHRRRGAVDGDLLRAWGPAIFLGVLAGTAVAGVVRGPVLTAVFAGMAVLVTLHMLFGKPEWRIADGLPSGAPRQGLAGGIGMVSAMMGIGGGTLSVPILTLFGYPIHRAVGTAAALGFIIGVPGTVGFVLTGWNVPGRPDFSLGYVNLLGLALILPASMAMAPLGARLAHSLDTRALRRVFALFLGLTAARMIYGLLP, encoded by the coding sequence GTGACCGGGCTGGGGATCGCGGCGGTGCCGCAGCTTCCCATCCTCGGCGGCGGGCTGCTGCTGGCCGGCGGTTTCGCCGGGCTGGCGGCCGGCATGATGGGGGTGGGCGGCGGCATCGTGATCGTGCCGGTGCTCTATCACCTGTTCACCGCGCTGGGCGTGGACGAGGCCGTGCGCATGCACGTCGCGGTCGGCACCTCGCTCGCCACCATCATCGCCACCTCGCTCACCTCCCTGCGCGCCCATCGGCGGCGCGGCGCCGTGGACGGCGACCTGCTGCGGGCCTGGGGGCCGGCGATCTTCCTCGGCGTGCTGGCGGGAACGGCGGTGGCCGGCGTGGTGCGCGGCCCGGTGCTGACGGCGGTGTTCGCCGGGATGGCGGTCCTGGTCACGCTGCACATGCTGTTCGGCAAGCCCGAGTGGCGCATCGCCGACGGGCTGCCGAGCGGCGCGCCGCGCCAGGGGCTGGCCGGCGGCATCGGCATGGTGTCCGCCATGATGGGCATCGGCGGCGGCACGCTCAGCGTCCCCATCCTGACCCTGTTCGGCTACCCGATCCACCGCGCGGTCGGCACGGCGGCGGCGCTCGGCTTCATCATCGGCGTGCCGGGAACGGTGGGCTTCGTGCTGACCGGCTGGAACGTGCCGGGCCGCCCGGATTTCAGCCTGGGCTACGTCAACCTGCTGGGGCTGGCGCTGATCCTGCCGGCCTCCATGGCGATGGCGCCGCTCGGCGCGCGGCTCGCCCACAGCCTCGACACCCGCGCGCTGCGCCGCGTCTTCGCCCTGTTCCTGGGGCTGACGGCGGCGCGGATGATCTACGGCCTTCTTCCCTGA
- a CDS encoding amidohydrolase/deacetylase family metallohydrolase produces MSETHTFDLVLRGGRILDPANGLDLVGDLAVAKGRIAAVAERLPDDAADTILDVTGKLVTPGLIDTHAHVFEKVTGRFGLNPDMVGVRSGVSTLVDQGGPSLMTLPAFRRFIAEPARSRTLCFLSAYLVGGLEGHYYPQLYRPDCVDVDATIRVGRENRDIVKGIKAHAEVGGASRWGLDVIKQAKRIADGIGVPLYVHLGQLWPEVEGGEAVDPDMLVEELVPLLDSRDILAHPFTRHPGGFISTRTGEVHPVIYKALERGLTVDVGHGSHFSFEMARRTLVAGILPYTLGADLHGYNVKAPTAGAGGDREANPFYGVAPFSLTHAMTELLTLGMALGDVLKTVTSNPAAMLGMADEIGALTPGMAADVAVLEVKAGRWQLSDNSGERVTAPEMIVPAFSLRDGVVQEVDSPLLPKPIPVAA; encoded by the coding sequence ATGTCAGAGACGCACACGTTCGACCTCGTGCTCCGCGGCGGACGGATTCTCGATCCGGCCAACGGGCTGGATCTGGTCGGCGATCTGGCGGTCGCGAAGGGCCGCATCGCGGCGGTGGCGGAACGGCTGCCCGACGATGCCGCCGACACCATCCTCGATGTGACCGGAAAGCTCGTGACGCCGGGCCTGATCGACACCCACGCGCACGTCTTCGAAAAGGTCACCGGGCGCTTCGGGCTCAACCCGGACATGGTGGGCGTGCGCTCCGGCGTGTCGACGCTGGTCGATCAGGGCGGGCCGAGCCTGATGACCCTGCCGGCCTTCCGCCGCTTCATCGCCGAGCCGGCGCGCTCGCGCACGCTGTGCTTCCTGTCGGCCTATCTGGTGGGCGGGCTGGAGGGCCATTACTACCCGCAGCTCTACCGCCCGGATTGCGTCGATGTGGACGCGACCATCCGCGTCGGGCGCGAGAACCGCGACATCGTGAAGGGCATCAAGGCCCACGCCGAGGTCGGCGGCGCCTCGCGCTGGGGCTTGGACGTCATCAAGCAGGCCAAGCGCATCGCCGACGGCATCGGCGTGCCGCTCTACGTCCATCTCGGCCAGCTCTGGCCGGAGGTCGAGGGCGGCGAGGCCGTCGATCCCGACATGCTGGTGGAGGAGCTGGTCCCGCTGCTGGATTCGCGCGACATCCTGGCCCATCCCTTCACCCGCCACCCCGGCGGCTTCATCTCCACCCGCACCGGCGAGGTGCACCCGGTCATTTACAAGGCGCTGGAGCGCGGCCTGACCGTGGACGTCGGCCACGGCTCGCACTTCAGCTTCGAGATGGCGCGGCGGACGCTGGTGGCGGGCATCCTGCCCTACACGCTGGGCGCCGACCTGCACGGCTACAACGTGAAGGCCCCGACGGCGGGCGCCGGCGGCGACCGCGAGGCCAACCCCTTCTACGGCGTCGCTCCCTTCAGCCTGACCCACGCGATGACCGAGCTTCTGACGCTCGGCATGGCGCTGGGCGACGTGCTGAAGACGGTGACCAGCAACCCCGCCGCCATGCTGGGCATGGCCGACGAGATCGGCGCGCTGACTCCGGGCATGGCCGCCGACGTGGCGGTGCTGGAGGTCAAGGCCGGCCGCTGGCAGCTCAGCGACAACAGCGGCGAGCGGGTGACCGCGCCGGAGATGATCGTCCCGGCCTTCTCGCTGCGCGACGGCGTGGTGCAGGAGGTGGACAGCCCGCTGCTGCCGAAGCCGATTCCGGTGGCGGCGTAA
- a CDS encoding ABC transporter substrate-binding protein: MRNVVLGGLLLTGIAASVPAQAQDTVRIGLVQPLTGSVAYNGKSVVEGARLAVEEMNAAGGVLGKKIELIVEDGQCTPANSVNAVEKLVQKDKVVTLVGAFCSSATAAIMPVAQKYKLPLITGVSSKASLTEQGNPYFFRAAETDALMAEAFAKILANDLKLTKVAYIGVNDDWGRGGVEEFSRDLTALGVKTVLTEYFDHGATDFFTLLTKLRAAKPDGVFVAAETQDGSILVKQIREMGLDTKVFGVGSWATADFINLTGEAAEGIHAAVPYASSMDTPRNQAFVQKYQAKYGIKPGKYGAAGYNALNIAGQAIARAGGTDAEAIRASLAKTSYEAPNGVYKFTDKGQAYGFDAVLVRIEKGEPKVIASTPVDAPH; encoded by the coding sequence ATGAGAAACGTGGTACTGGGCGGCCTGCTGTTGACCGGCATCGCCGCGTCGGTTCCGGCGCAGGCGCAGGACACGGTCAGGATCGGGCTGGTCCAGCCGCTGACCGGATCGGTCGCCTACAACGGCAAGTCCGTGGTGGAAGGCGCCCGGCTCGCCGTCGAGGAAATGAACGCCGCGGGGGGCGTCCTCGGCAAGAAGATCGAGCTGATCGTCGAGGACGGCCAGTGCACCCCGGCCAACTCGGTCAACGCCGTCGAAAAGCTGGTGCAGAAGGACAAGGTCGTCACGCTGGTCGGCGCCTTCTGCAGTTCCGCCACCGCGGCGATCATGCCGGTGGCCCAGAAGTACAAGCTGCCGCTGATCACCGGCGTGTCGTCGAAGGCCAGCCTGACGGAACAGGGCAACCCCTATTTCTTCCGCGCCGCCGAGACGGACGCGCTGATGGCGGAAGCCTTCGCCAAGATCCTCGCCAACGACCTGAAGCTGACCAAGGTCGCCTACATCGGCGTCAACGACGATTGGGGCCGCGGCGGGGTTGAGGAATTCTCCCGCGACCTGACGGCGCTGGGCGTCAAGACGGTGCTGACCGAGTATTTCGACCACGGCGCCACCGACTTCTTCACCCTGCTGACCAAGCTGCGCGCCGCCAAGCCGGACGGCGTATTCGTCGCCGCGGAGACGCAGGACGGCTCCATCCTGGTCAAGCAGATCCGCGAGATGGGGCTGGACACCAAGGTGTTCGGCGTCGGCTCCTGGGCCACCGCCGACTTCATCAACCTGACCGGCGAGGCCGCGGAGGGCATCCACGCCGCCGTCCCCTACGCCTCCAGCATGGACACCCCGCGCAACCAGGCCTTCGTCCAGAAATATCAGGCAAAGTACGGCATCAAGCCCGGCAAGTACGGCGCCGCCGGCTACAACGCGCTGAACATCGCCGGGCAGGCCATCGCGCGGGCTGGCGGCACCGACGCCGAGGCCATCCGGGCGTCGCTCGCCAAGACCAGCTACGAGGCGCCGAACGGCGTCTACAAGTTCACCGACAAGGGCCAGGCCTATGGCTTCGACGCGGTGCTGGTGCGGATCGAGAAGGGCGAACCGAAGGTGATCGCCTCCACCCCGGTGGACGCGCCGCACTGA
- a CDS encoding branched-chain amino acid ABC transporter permease, producing the protein MDLFPQFLANGLVMGVFYALSALGLTLIFGLMRVVNFAHGEFYMLGGVSGWFVTNYLGLDFFSGLIVVAALMAAVGWLVDRFLIERVRGQGEEPGILLTIGLSIFLVNGTLLLVGPAPMKVAGAMAEGPLFFGPIAVTKLRLLAVAVGIALIVGAHLLIRRTRLGAAMRATFQDPMAASLAGIRTGHVYAATFALGCTLAALSGMLLASIYSAQASVGGLISLKSFVVVILGGMGSFAGAIAGGLLLGVAEAMWGGYVSMGMVDVIGFVLVILILLFRPQGLFSIRTERA; encoded by the coding sequence ATGGATCTCTTTCCGCAGTTCCTGGCCAACGGGCTGGTCATGGGCGTGTTCTACGCGCTCTCCGCCCTCGGCCTGACGCTGATCTTCGGCCTGATGCGCGTGGTCAACTTCGCCCATGGCGAGTTCTACATGCTGGGCGGGGTCAGCGGCTGGTTCGTCACCAATTACCTGGGCCTCGACTTCTTCAGCGGCCTGATCGTGGTCGCCGCCTTAATGGCCGCCGTCGGCTGGCTGGTCGACCGTTTCCTGATCGAGCGGGTGCGCGGCCAGGGTGAGGAGCCAGGCATCCTGCTGACCATCGGCCTGTCGATCTTCCTGGTCAACGGCACGCTCCTGCTGGTCGGCCCGGCGCCCATGAAGGTGGCCGGCGCGATGGCCGAAGGGCCGCTGTTCTTCGGCCCGATCGCGGTGACCAAGCTGCGCCTGCTCGCCGTGGCGGTGGGCATCGCGCTGATCGTCGGCGCCCATCTGCTGATCCGCCGGACCCGGCTGGGGGCGGCGATGCGCGCCACCTTCCAGGACCCGATGGCGGCCAGCCTCGCCGGCATCCGCACCGGCCACGTCTACGCCGCCACCTTCGCGCTGGGCTGCACGCTGGCCGCCCTGTCGGGGATGCTGCTGGCCTCCATCTACTCCGCCCAGGCGTCGGTCGGCGGGCTGATCAGCCTGAAGAGCTTCGTCGTGGTGATTCTCGGCGGCATGGGCAGCTTCGCCGGCGCCATCGCCGGGGGCCTGCTGCTGGGCGTCGCCGAGGCGATGTGGGGCGGCTACGTCTCCATGGGCATGGTGGACGTGATCGGCTTCGTCCTGGTCATCCTGATCCTGCTGTTCCGGCCCCAGGGCCTGTTCTCGATCCGCACGGAAAGGGCCTGA